The Stappia sp. genome window below encodes:
- a CDS encoding FkbM family methyltransferase — translation MAGEHPSDTVSPFGTYCAEGWGRIAWGLADRREMSSWLRKRVRGLVARLFRGPYDAEAEGLRFRLYPGANYDDRKILARGRLPERAEHALIAPYLRPGVTFVDIGANVGSYSLDAARRGARVLAIEANPETAERLSYNIAANDLTKVAVEVCAVGPDTGTRALWSAASNCGFATLVEGLANEDGADDWRARRVDVRPLAEVLDAHGIARADVLKVDVEGFEDRALLPYLDMVPADRRPGAILLETNCRDHWRTDCEARLGALGYRAVGVTDDNTVFERAA, via the coding sequence ATGGCCGGCGAGCACCCCAGCGACACCGTCTCCCCCTTCGGCACCTATTGTGCCGAGGGCTGGGGCCGGATTGCCTGGGGGCTTGCCGACCGTCGCGAGATGTCGAGCTGGCTCCGCAAGCGGGTGCGCGGTCTCGTGGCGCGTCTCTTTCGCGGGCCCTATGACGCGGAGGCCGAGGGCCTGCGGTTTCGCCTCTACCCCGGGGCGAATTACGACGACCGCAAGATCCTGGCGCGCGGGCGGCTGCCCGAGCGGGCCGAGCATGCGCTGATCGCGCCCTACCTGCGCCCCGGCGTGACCTTCGTCGACATCGGCGCCAACGTCGGCAGCTACAGCCTCGACGCGGCCCGGCGCGGAGCCAGGGTGCTGGCGATCGAGGCCAATCCGGAGACCGCCGAGCGGCTGTCCTACAACATCGCGGCGAACGACCTGACGAAAGTGGCGGTGGAGGTCTGCGCGGTGGGGCCGGACACCGGGACACGGGCGCTGTGGAGTGCCGCGTCCAATTGCGGCTTCGCCACCCTGGTGGAGGGTCTGGCGAACGAGGACGGGGCCGACGACTGGCGTGCGCGCAGGGTCGATGTCCGTCCGCTCGCCGAGGTTCTGGACGCGCACGGGATCGCCCGCGCCGATGTCTTGAAGGTCGATGTCGAGGGCTTCGAGGACCGGGCGCTCCTGCCCTATCTGGACATGGTACCGGCCGACAGGCGGCCGGGCGCGATCCTGCTGGAAACGAATTGCCGGGATCACTGGCGCACCGACTGCGAGGCCCGGCTCGGCGCTCTCGGCTATCGGGCGGTCGGGGTCACGGATGACAACACGGTCTTCGAGCGCGCCGCTTGA
- a CDS encoding succinate dehydrogenase iron-sulfur subunit, whose translation MVQLTLPKNSQVSDGKVWDKPSGSNRLQEFRIYRWNPDDGRNPRIDTYYVDRDDCGPMVLDGLIYIKDKVDSTLTFRRSCREGICGSCAMNIDGTNTLACTKGMDEIGDGPVKIYPLPHMPVVKDLVPDLTRFYAQHRSIEPWLKTTTPAPEKEWRQSHEDRAKLDGLYECILCACCSTSCPSYWWNGDRYLGPAVLLQAYRWLIDSRDEATGERLDDLEDPFRLYRCHTIMNCAQACPKGLNPAKAIAEIKKMMVERRV comes from the coding sequence ATGGTACAGCTGACGCTTCCCAAGAACTCGCAAGTGTCGGATGGCAAGGTCTGGGACAAGCCGTCCGGGTCGAACCGCTTGCAGGAGTTCCGCATTTACCGCTGGAACCCGGACGACGGGCGCAACCCGCGCATCGACACCTATTACGTCGACCGCGACGATTGCGGCCCGATGGTGCTCGACGGGCTCATCTACATCAAGGACAAGGTCGATTCGACCCTGACCTTCCGCCGCTCGTGCCGCGAGGGCATCTGCGGCTCCTGCGCGATGAACATCGACGGGACCAACACGCTCGCCTGCACCAAGGGCATGGACGAGATCGGCGACGGGCCGGTGAAGATCTACCCGCTGCCGCACATGCCGGTGGTCAAGGATCTGGTGCCGGACCTGACGCGCTTCTACGCCCAGCATCGCTCGATCGAACCCTGGCTGAAGACGACGACGCCGGCGCCGGAAAAGGAGTGGCGTCAGTCCCACGAGGATCGCGCCAAGCTCGACGGGCTCTACGAGTGCATCCTGTGTGCCTGCTGCTCCACCTCCTGCCCGAGCTACTGGTGGAACGGCGACCGCTACCTCGGCCCGGCCGTGCTGCTGCAGGCGTACCGCTGGCTGATCGACAGCCGCGACGAGGCGACCGGCGAGCGGCTCGACGATCTGGAAGACCCCTTCCGGCTGTACCGCTGCCACACGATCATGAACTGCGCCCAGGCCTGCCCGAAGGGGCTGAATCCGGCCAAGGCGATCGCCGAGATCAAGAAGATGATGGTCGAACGCCGCGTGTGA
- a CDS encoding VOC family protein → MHRSRLGCIVIDCQGPDAGTHEAFWAAALGCEKEAEPKDPKYRDLTGRPGEVRVLVQAVEHPSRVHLDIETDDIPAEVARLERLGATRVAEIKGWVVMEAPSGHRFCVVAPQRPDFSENATVWET, encoded by the coding sequence ATGCACAGAAGCCGCCTGGGATGCATCGTCATCGATTGTCAGGGCCCGGATGCGGGCACGCATGAGGCCTTCTGGGCCGCCGCGCTTGGCTGCGAGAAAGAAGCCGAGCCGAAGGATCCGAAGTATCGCGACCTGACCGGGCGGCCCGGCGAGGTGCGGGTGCTCGTGCAGGCGGTGGAGCATCCCTCGCGGGTGCATCTCGACATCGAGACCGACGACATTCCGGCGGAGGTCGCGCGTCTCGAGCGCCTCGGCGCGACACGTGTCGCGGAGATCAAGGGCTGGGTGGTGATGGAAGCCCCGAGCGGCCACCGCTTTTGCGTGGTGGCGCCCCAGCGCCCGGATTTTTCCGAAAACGCCACCGTTTGGGAGACCTGA
- a CDS encoding MAPEG family protein, with translation MPFAIWCLLAAAILPILSAFPAKLSKDFDNARPRDPDYWKDGFRARAAAAQANGFEAFPFFAVAVIVGLWQGGDAAWIDQLAGLFIGARVIYVVCYWTDRSTPRSLAWAVAFLSAVAIFTSPVWS, from the coding sequence ATGCCCTTCGCGATCTGGTGCCTGCTCGCCGCCGCCATCCTGCCGATCCTCTCGGCCTTTCCGGCCAAACTGTCGAAGGACTTCGACAACGCGCGCCCGCGCGATCCCGACTACTGGAAGGACGGTTTTCGCGCCCGCGCGGCGGCCGCCCAGGCCAACGGCTTCGAGGCCTTTCCGTTTTTCGCCGTGGCCGTGATCGTCGGGCTGTGGCAGGGCGGCGACGCGGCGTGGATCGACCAGCTCGCGGGGCTCTTCATCGGCGCGCGCGTCATCTACGTGGTCTGCTACTGGACCGATCGGTCGACCCCGCGCTCGCTCGCCTGGGCGGTCGCCTTTCTTTCGGCCGTGGCGATCTTCACCAGCCCGGTGTGGAGTTGA
- a CDS encoding carboxymuconolactone decarboxylase family protein, with protein MAVSDWQAFIAQTDQRMGDLRSGIPGVAKGFHEIARAAIGAGALDSKTKELIALAIGIAARCDGCLAYHAKAAAKYGATREEVMEAIGVAVYMGGGPSMIYGAEALAAFDSFAKD; from the coding sequence ATGGCCGTCAGCGACTGGCAAGCCTTCATCGCCCAGACCGACCAGCGCATGGGCGACCTGCGCAGCGGCATTCCCGGAGTGGCCAAGGGATTTCATGAGATCGCCCGCGCGGCCATCGGGGCAGGCGCGCTCGACAGCAAGACCAAGGAACTGATCGCGCTGGCGATCGGCATCGCCGCGCGCTGCGACGGCTGTCTCGCCTATCACGCCAAGGCGGCGGCGAAATATGGCGCGACGCGTGAAGAGGTGATGGAGGCGATCGGTGTCGCCGTCTACATGGGCGGCGGTCCGTCGATGATCTACGGCGCCGAGGCGCTGGCCGCCTTCGACAGTTTCGCCAAGGACTGA
- a CDS encoding low molecular weight phosphatase family protein, translating into MAVTVLFLCHDNAVLSPMAEAYLNAAGEGDVRAFSAGLEPAARLGERVAGVLGENGIPASGLQPKAWQLFALDHAPMPDMVIALTPGLHAALRDAWPRHVQRADWQVPGVPASGAMHHAAREATREAFRAIRRATRLALDHGSLRRPARALRRSA; encoded by the coding sequence ATGGCCGTGACGGTCTTGTTCCTGTGCCATGACAATGCCGTGCTTAGCCCGATGGCCGAGGCCTATCTCAATGCCGCCGGCGAGGGCGATGTGCGGGCCTTTTCCGCCGGACTTGAGCCGGCCGCGCGCCTCGGCGAGAGGGTCGCGGGGGTGCTCGGCGAGAACGGCATTCCCGCGTCGGGCCTGCAGCCGAAGGCCTGGCAGCTTTTCGCGCTCGACCATGCGCCGATGCCCGACATGGTGATCGCGCTGACGCCGGGCCTGCACGCGGCCCTGCGCGACGCCTGGCCGCGCCATGTGCAGCGGGCCGACTGGCAGGTGCCCGGCGTACCGGCGTCCGGCGCGATGCACCACGCGGCGCGCGAGGCAACCCGCGAGGCATTTCGTGCCATCCGCCGGGCGACCCGACTGGCGCTCGATCACGGCAGTCTGCGCCGCCCGGCCCGCGCCCTGCGCCGGTCGGCGTGA
- a CDS encoding GNAT family N-acetyltransferase — MADMHDTPHPSDPARAHHADRRTTDRRTADRQSTGPTATGRDRSPRATLDAGYFRKLTFADQARFRDHLLRLDPDGRRARFAMPASDAFLRCYAETSFTLGTVLHGYVVDGTLRAVAELRPCGDPRTAEAAFSVEACCRQSGVGTRLMELTLIAARNRGCHHIYMNCLATNRAMQGLARKFTRDLTFEMGDVVGRIDPRGPSPFSVMREQIGDLFGWFGALVDTPAHGDNRAERP; from the coding sequence ATGGCCGACATGCATGATACGCCGCACCCATCCGATCCAGCACGTGCCCATCACGCCGACAGGCGGACCACCGACAGGCGGACCGCTGACAGGCAGTCAACCGGACCGACTGCGACCGGGCGGGATCGATCGCCGCGCGCGACCCTGGACGCCGGCTACTTCCGCAAGCTGACCTTCGCCGATCAGGCGCGGTTCCGCGATCACCTCCTGCGCCTCGATCCTGATGGCCGCCGGGCGCGCTTCGCCATGCCGGCGAGCGATGCCTTTCTGCGCTGCTATGCCGAGACGAGCTTCACCCTCGGCACCGTGCTGCACGGCTATGTCGTCGACGGGACGCTGCGGGCCGTCGCCGAGTTGCGCCCCTGCGGCGATCCGAGAACGGCGGAAGCCGCCTTTTCCGTGGAAGCCTGCTGCCGGCAATCCGGCGTCGGCACGCGGCTGATGGAGCTCACCCTCATCGCCGCGCGCAATCGCGGCTGCCACCATATCTACATGAATTGCCTTGCCACCAACCGCGCGATGCAGGGTCTTGCGCGCAAGTTCACGCGGGACCTCACCTTCGAGATGGGCGATGTGGTCGGACGGATCGACCCGCGCGGCCCTTCGCCCTTCTCGGTGATGCGCGAGCAGATCGGCGATCTGTTCGGCTGGTTCGGGGCCCTGGTCGACACGCCGGCGCACGGCGACAACCGGGCCGAACGGCCGTAG
- a CDS encoding AprI/Inh family metalloprotease inhibitor produces the protein MIRSLSPISAPAIAPVAVVLGLAVVLAGCQRLGYGNRAAPLPATPAAPVSSQSLEPVDPMLTQEPVETTTLDGTLADGADGTQVAAADPLASGPPAGAREVGRSDMLGGWTVASGADSCKLFMTLTTWSGGYRANSRGCTTPALQTVSAWDLQGKTVSLKDTAGATIAELYATGPERFSGRTSTGAPITVSR, from the coding sequence ATGATTCGCTCCCTTTCCCCCATCAGCGCCCCCGCGATTGCTCCCGTCGCCGTTGTTCTGGGTCTCGCGGTGGTCCTGGCCGGCTGCCAGCGGCTCGGCTACGGCAACCGCGCGGCGCCCCTGCCGGCGACGCCCGCCGCGCCGGTCAGCAGCCAGTCGCTGGAACCCGTCGATCCGATGCTGACGCAGGAGCCGGTCGAAACGACGACGCTCGACGGCACGCTCGCCGACGGCGCGGACGGAACGCAAGTCGCCGCGGCCGATCCGCTGGCGAGCGGCCCGCCGGCCGGCGCGCGCGAGGTCGGGCGCAGCGACATGCTCGGCGGCTGGACGGTCGCGTCCGGCGCCGACAGCTGCAAGCTGTTCATGACGCTGACCACCTGGAGCGGCGGCTACCGGGCCAATTCGCGCGGCTGCACCACGCCGGCGCTGCAAACCGTTTCGGCCTGGGACCTGCAGGGCAAGACGGTGTCGCTGAAGGACACGGCCGGCGCGACCATCGCGGAACTCTATGCAACCGGCCCCGAACGCTTCTCGGGCCGCACCTCGACCGGCGCGCCGATCACCGTGTCTCGCTGA
- a CDS encoding carboxymuconolactone decarboxylase family protein, which produces MSVWPILDEAEMSDAAQAVIADIKATRNTEFINNFWRVLANDPALLARTWSSLKEVMAPGALDPLTKELLYVAVSIANGCEYCIRSHTAAARARGMSEAQLGELLAVVGMASETNRLATGLQVPVDDAFLASGDPAASREGD; this is translated from the coding sequence ATGTCGGTCTGGCCGATTCTGGACGAGGCGGAAATGTCCGACGCCGCACAAGCGGTGATCGCGGACATCAAGGCCACGCGCAACACCGAGTTCATCAACAATTTCTGGCGCGTTCTGGCCAACGACCCGGCGCTTCTGGCGCGCACCTGGTCGAGCCTCAAGGAGGTGATGGCGCCCGGCGCGCTCGATCCGCTGACCAAGGAACTGCTCTACGTCGCGGTCTCCATCGCCAACGGCTGCGAGTACTGCATCCGCTCGCATACGGCCGCAGCACGCGCCAGGGGCATGAGCGAGGCGCAACTGGGCGAGCTGCTCGCCGTCGTCGGCATGGCCAGCGAGACCAACCGGCTCGCGACGGGTCTTCAGGTGCCGGTGGACGACGCCTTTCTCGCCTCCGGTGACCCGGCTGCGTCGCGCGAAGGCGACTGA
- the zapE gene encoding cell division protein ZapE gives MSDPQISRGQPSQGPASREQAARPSAPGRRPQGAIAITHTVEGRYRTLIEAGEIEHDPAQAAVVAALDRLNEGLAETGPASKKSALGWLFGKRGKAREPLKGLYVWGKVGRGKTMLMDLFFDIAVTRKKRRVHFHEFMADVHERVHRVRAAIRDGDIAGDDPIPPVAAELSAETRLLCFDEFTVTDIADAMILGRLFTRLFEQGVVVVATSNVAPDDLYRDGLNRGHFLGFVELLKTRVDVLCLDARTDYRMEKLAGAPLYMSPLGPDSDAGVEALWRKLTHGLPAHAEELEVKGRHIPVPRTAAGVARFTFAELCEQPLGAADYQRLAKSYHTFVLEHVPVMELPQRNAAKRFINLIDTLYDNRNKLIVSAEAEPDGLYLAETGTESFEFQRTVSRLTEMRSESWLREVE, from the coding sequence GTGTCGGATCCGCAAATCTCCAGGGGGCAGCCGTCTCAAGGGCCGGCATCGCGGGAGCAGGCCGCGCGCCCGTCTGCGCCCGGCCGCAGGCCGCAGGGCGCCATCGCCATTACGCATACGGTGGAGGGCCGCTACCGGACCCTGATCGAAGCGGGCGAGATCGAGCACGATCCGGCCCAGGCGGCCGTCGTGGCGGCGCTCGACCGGCTCAACGAGGGGCTGGCGGAAACCGGCCCGGCCTCGAAGAAGAGCGCGCTCGGCTGGCTCTTCGGCAAGCGTGGCAAGGCGCGAGAACCGCTAAAGGGTCTTTACGTCTGGGGCAAGGTCGGGCGCGGCAAGACCATGCTCATGGACCTGTTCTTCGACATCGCGGTCACGCGCAAGAAGCGGCGCGTGCATTTTCACGAGTTCATGGCGGATGTGCACGAGCGGGTGCACCGGGTGCGCGCGGCGATACGCGACGGCGACATCGCAGGCGACGATCCGATCCCGCCGGTGGCCGCCGAACTGTCGGCCGAAACGCGGCTTCTGTGTTTCGACGAGTTCACGGTGACGGATATCGCCGACGCGATGATCCTCGGCCGCCTGTTCACCCGGCTGTTCGAACAGGGGGTGGTGGTGGTCGCCACGTCGAATGTGGCGCCCGACGATCTCTATCGCGACGGGCTCAATCGCGGCCATTTCCTGGGCTTCGTCGAACTGCTCAAGACGCGCGTCGACGTGCTGTGCCTGGACGCGCGCACCGACTACCGGATGGAGAAGCTCGCCGGGGCGCCGCTCTACATGAGCCCGCTCGGACCCGACAGCGACGCCGGGGTCGAGGCGCTGTGGCGCAAGCTCACCCACGGTCTGCCGGCGCATGCGGAGGAACTGGAGGTCAAGGGCCGGCACATCCCCGTGCCGCGGACGGCGGCCGGCGTGGCCCGGTTTACGTTTGCGGAACTTTGCGAGCAGCCGCTCGGCGCGGCCGACTATCAGCGGCTGGCGAAGTCGTATCATACATTTGTTCTGGAGCATGTGCCGGTAATGGAGCTGCCGCAGCGCAATGCCGCCAAGCGCTTCATCAATCTGATCGACACGCTCTACGACAACCGCAACAAGCTGATCGTCTCCGCCGAGGCCGAGCCCGACGGCCTCTATCTTGCGGAAACCGGGACGGAATCCTTCGAGTTTCAGCGCACCGTGTCACGTCTGACGGAAATGCGCTCCGAAAGCTGGCTGCGGGAGGTGGAGTGA
- the mdh gene encoding malate dehydrogenase: protein MARNKIALIGAGQIGGTLAHLAGLKELGDIVLFDIAEGTPQGKALDLAESSPVDGFDAKLSGANSYEPIAGADVVIVTAGVPRKPGMSRDDLLEINLKVMEQVGAGIKEHAPDAFVICITNPLDAMVWALQKFSGLPANKVVGMAGVLDSARFRYFLAEEFDVSVEDVTAFVLGGHGDTMVPLTRYSTVAGIPLPDLVKMGWCTAERLEEIVQRTRDGGAEIVGLLKTGSAFYAPASSAIAMAEAYLKDKKRVMPCAAHLTGQYGLNDTYVGVPVVIGAEGVERVIEIEMTGDEKAMFDKSVASVDGLVEACKKIQPALA from the coding sequence ATGGCTCGGAACAAGATCGCTTTGATCGGCGCGGGACAGATCGGCGGCACGCTCGCCCACCTCGCCGGCCTGAAGGAACTCGGCGACATCGTCCTCTTCGACATCGCCGAAGGCACGCCCCAGGGTAAGGCGCTCGACCTTGCCGAATCCTCCCCCGTCGACGGCTTCGACGCCAAGCTGTCGGGCGCCAACAGCTACGAGCCGATCGCCGGCGCCGACGTGGTGATCGTCACCGCCGGCGTGCCGCGCAAGCCGGGCATGAGCCGCGACGACCTTCTGGAGATCAACCTGAAGGTGATGGAGCAGGTCGGCGCCGGCATCAAGGAGCATGCCCCGGACGCCTTCGTGATCTGCATCACCAACCCGCTCGACGCGATGGTCTGGGCGCTGCAGAAGTTCTCCGGCCTGCCGGCGAACAAGGTGGTCGGCATGGCCGGCGTGCTGGACAGCGCCCGCTTCCGCTACTTCCTCGCCGAGGAGTTTGACGTCTCCGTGGAAGACGTCACCGCCTTTGTGCTCGGCGGCCACGGCGACACCATGGTGCCGCTCACCCGCTATTCGACGGTCGCCGGCATTCCGCTCCCCGATCTGGTCAAGATGGGCTGGTGCACGGCAGAGCGTCTGGAAGAGATCGTCCAGCGCACCCGCGACGGCGGTGCCGAGATCGTGGGCCTGCTGAAGACCGGCTCCGCCTTCTACGCGCCGGCCTCTTCCGCGATCGCGATGGCCGAGGCCTACCTGAAGGACAAGAAGCGCGTGATGCCCTGCGCCGCGCATCTGACCGGCCAGTACGGGCTGAACGACACCTATGTCGGCGTGCCGGTGGTGATCGGCGCCGAGGGCGTCGAGCGCGTCATCGAGATCGAGATGACCGGTGACGAGAAGGCGATGTTCGACAAGTCGGTCGCCTCGGTGGATGGCCTTGTCGAGGCCTGCAAGAAGATCCAGCCGGCTCTGGCGTGA
- the sucC gene encoding ADP-forming succinate--CoA ligase subunit beta, translating into MNIHEYQAKQVLKAFGAPVANGVPIFSVDEAEAAAKQLPGPLWVVKSQIHAGGRGKGKFKELGPDAKGGVRLAFSIDEVKAHAAEMLGNTLVTAQTGDAGKVVNRLYIEDGADIESELYLSILVDRTVGRPAFVVSTEGGMDIEAVAEETPEKIVTLPIDPDTGVTEADATKLCDALELQGDARADGMKLFPILYTAFVEKDMALLEVNPLIVMKDGHLRVLDAKVSFDGNALFRHDDIMDLRDKTEEDAKEIEASKYDLAYVALDGDIGCMVNGAGLAMATMDIIKLYGAEPANFLDVGGGASKEKVTAAFKIITSDPNVKGILVNIFGGIMRCDVIAEGVVAAVKDVGLKVPLVVRLEGTNVEQGKKIINESGLNVIAADDLDDAAQKIVKAVKGGA; encoded by the coding sequence ATGAATATCCATGAATACCAGGCCAAGCAGGTGCTGAAAGCCTTCGGCGCGCCTGTGGCAAATGGCGTACCCATCTTTTCCGTCGACGAGGCCGAGGCTGCCGCGAAGCAGCTTCCCGGTCCGCTCTGGGTGGTGAAGTCCCAGATCCACGCCGGCGGCCGCGGCAAGGGCAAGTTCAAGGAACTGGGCCCCGACGCCAAGGGCGGCGTCCGCCTCGCCTTCTCGATCGACGAGGTCAAGGCCCATGCCGCCGAGATGCTCGGCAACACGCTGGTGACCGCGCAGACGGGTGACGCCGGCAAGGTCGTCAACCGCCTCTACATCGAGGACGGCGCCGACATCGAGAGCGAGCTGTATCTCTCCATCCTCGTCGACCGCACCGTCGGCCGTCCGGCCTTCGTCGTCTCGACGGAGGGCGGCATGGACATCGAGGCCGTGGCCGAGGAAACCCCGGAGAAGATCGTCACGCTGCCGATCGATCCGGACACCGGCGTGACCGAAGCCGACGCGACGAAGCTCTGCGACGCGCTGGAGCTTCAGGGCGACGCCCGCGCCGACGGCATGAAGCTCTTCCCGATCCTCTACACCGCCTTTGTCGAGAAGGACATGGCGCTGCTCGAGGTCAACCCGCTGATCGTCATGAAGGACGGCCACCTGCGGGTGCTCGACGCCAAGGTCTCCTTCGACGGCAACGCGCTGTTCCGCCATGACGACATCATGGACCTGCGCGACAAGACCGAGGAAGACGCCAAGGAGATCGAGGCCTCCAAATACGACCTCGCCTATGTGGCGCTCGATGGCGACATCGGCTGCATGGTGAACGGCGCCGGCCTTGCCATGGCGACCATGGACATCATCAAGCTCTACGGCGCCGAGCCGGCCAACTTCCTGGACGTCGGCGGCGGCGCCTCGAAGGAAAAGGTCACGGCGGCCTTCAAGATCATCACGTCGGACCCGAACGTGAAGGGCATCCTGGTCAACATCTTCGGCGGCATCATGCGCTGCGACGTCATCGCGGAAGGCGTGGTCGCGGCGGTGAAGGACGTCGGCCTGAAGGTTCCGCTCGTCGTGCGCCTCGAGGGCACGAACGTGGAGCAGGGCAAGAAGATCATCAACGAGAGCGGCCTGAACGTCATCGCCGCCGACGATCTCGACGACGCGGCGCAGAAGATCGTCAAGGCCGTGAAAGGGGGCGCATAA
- the sucD gene encoding succinate--CoA ligase subunit alpha, with translation MSILVNKDTKVIVQGLTGKTGTFHTEQALEYYGTKMVAGVHPKKGGETWSSGLDSAAELPIFATVGEAKEATGADASVIYVPPAGAGAAIIEAIEAEVPFIVCITEGIPVADMVKVKRRLEKSNSRLLGPNCPGVLTPEECKIGIMPGSIFKKGSVGVVSRSGTLTYEAVFQTSNAGLGQTTAVGIGGDPVKGTEFIDILEMFLADDETQSIIMIGEIGGSAEEEAAQFLKDEAKKGRKKPMAGFIAGRTAPPGRTMGHAGAVISGGKGGAEDKIAAMEEAGIKVSPSPAKLGETLLEVLKG, from the coding sequence ATGTCCATTCTCGTCAACAAGGACACCAAGGTCATCGTTCAGGGACTGACCGGCAAGACCGGCACGTTCCATACGGAGCAGGCGCTGGAGTACTACGGCACCAAGATGGTCGCCGGCGTGCATCCGAAGAAGGGTGGCGAGACCTGGTCGTCCGGCCTCGACAGCGCGGCGGAGCTTCCGATCTTCGCCACCGTCGGCGAAGCCAAGGAAGCGACCGGTGCGGACGCCTCCGTGATCTACGTGCCGCCGGCAGGCGCGGGTGCCGCGATCATCGAGGCGATCGAGGCGGAAGTCCCCTTCATCGTCTGCATCACGGAAGGCATTCCGGTCGCCGACATGGTCAAGGTCAAGCGCCGGCTGGAGAAGTCCAACTCGCGCCTGCTCGGGCCGAACTGCCCGGGCGTGCTCACGCCGGAAGAGTGCAAGATCGGCATCATGCCGGGCTCGATCTTCAAGAAGGGCTCGGTCGGCGTCGTGTCGCGGTCGGGCACGCTGACCTATGAGGCGGTGTTCCAGACCTCCAACGCCGGCCTCGGCCAGACGACGGCGGTGGGCATCGGCGGCGATCCGGTCAAGGGCACCGAGTTCATCGACATCCTGGAGATGTTCCTCGCCGACGACGAGACGCAGTCGATCATCATGATCGGCGAGATCGGCGGCTCGGCCGAGGAAGAGGCCGCGCAGTTCCTCAAGGACGAGGCGAAGAAGGGCCGCAAGAAGCCGATGGCCGGCTTCATCGCGGGCCGCACCGCGCCTCCGGGCCGCACCATGGGCCATGCCGGCGCCGTCATTTCCGGCGGCAAGGGCGGAGCCGAGGACAAGATCGCGGCGATGGAAGAGGCCGGCATCAAGGTGTCGCCGTCTCCTGCAAAGCTCGGCGAGACCCTTCTCGAGGTTCTCAAGGGCTGA